The following coding sequences are from one Bacillus carboniphilus window:
- the galE gene encoding UDP-glucose 4-epimerase GalE, with protein MSILITGGAGYIGSHTVRAFLDHAEEVVVVDNLQSGHKTSIKIDQFYQIDLRDKEALDKVFKAHNVEAVIHFAANSLVGESMEKPYEYYHNNVYGMMCLLDVMKENNVSKIVFSSTAATYGEPKNIPILEKDETNPTNTYGETKLAMEKMMKWFDQAYGIRYVSLRYFNAAGAYENGIIGEDHDPETHLIPLILQVPLGQREKIYMFGDDYSTEDGTCIRDYIHVMDLASAHYQALEYLRKDNLSEIFNLGNGNGYSVKEVIDVARKVTNHPIPAEVKERRAGDPAVLIASSEKAKRILGWKPQFDSLEKIITDAWNWHKNNPEGYSSK; from the coding sequence ATGTCAATTCTAATTACCGGAGGAGCAGGATACATTGGCTCGCATACAGTAAGAGCTTTTTTAGATCATGCTGAAGAAGTTGTTGTTGTTGATAATTTACAAAGTGGTCACAAAACTTCAATTAAAATAGACCAATTCTATCAAATTGATCTTAGAGATAAAGAGGCATTGGATAAAGTTTTTAAGGCTCATAATGTCGAAGCAGTAATTCACTTTGCAGCAAATTCCTTAGTAGGCGAAAGTATGGAAAAGCCATATGAATACTATCATAACAATGTATATGGAATGATGTGTCTATTAGATGTTATGAAAGAAAATAATGTTAGTAAGATTGTATTTTCTTCTACTGCTGCTACTTATGGAGAGCCTAAGAATATCCCTATTCTTGAGAAAGATGAAACCAATCCTACCAATACCTATGGTGAAACTAAGCTAGCCATGGAAAAAATGATGAAATGGTTTGATCAAGCTTATGGAATTAGGTATGTATCTTTAAGATATTTTAATGCTGCTGGGGCATATGAAAATGGAATTATTGGTGAGGACCATGATCCGGAAACCCACCTTATTCCATTAATTTTACAGGTGCCTCTAGGACAAAGAGAAAAGATTTATATGTTTGGTGATGATTATTCAACAGAAGATGGAACTTGTATAAGGGATTACATTCATGTAATGGATTTAGCCTCTGCCCATTATCAAGCATTAGAATACTTAAGAAAAGATAATCTTAGTGAAATATTTAATTTAGGTAACGGAAATGGTTATTCAGTAAAAGAAGTAATTGATGTGGCAAGAAAAGTAACGAATCATCCAATTCCAGCAGAGGTAAAAGAGAGAAGAGCAGGCGATCCTGCAGTCCTCATTGCTTCATCAGAAAAGGCAAAACGTATATTAGGGTGGAAACCACAGTTTGATTCTCTAGAGAAAATAATTACTGATGCATGGAATTGGCATAAGAATAATCCAGAAGGTTATTCATCGAAATAA
- a CDS encoding oligosaccharide flippase family protein gives MSIFTKMKKNKTIDNILSLGSTTLLSAIFSFLVGVATRNILGPEQYGYYLTISLAFTFIPLLQLGTLNAMNREVPFYLARQKEERVQEVRNLTFSFLFTIPLFTVVLFILASIFLFFLDIEMEYKTGILFTSIISIFLFLSGYVEMYYKSEQNFRTASKLMFIKSFSQSMLTLILVLWIGYEGLYIGMLLALIIEVVMGRKSFINIRFVFDIGKYKQLIKIGFPILLVGLVWSLMIASDRMIIALMMTPKDVGNYGVGMLVFSTLMFLPQVIGQVLYPKIVQLVSKEKYEEIKTYYWRVNKVLASIMVIVVLIGYLFVPYFIAWFMPEYVGGIKAAQILIIGIFPLTLVGFAANYFNSTQNHKIYISIQLVVIIINILLSIILLKINSEIYMVALATSVSYVIYFILMNLYFLKSIDSNNK, from the coding sequence ATGTCCATTTTCACAAAAATGAAGAAAAATAAAACAATAGATAATATACTATCATTGGGCTCTACTACCCTATTATCTGCAATATTTTCCTTTTTAGTTGGAGTAGCAACAAGAAATATACTTGGTCCTGAACAATATGGGTACTATTTGACTATTTCTTTGGCCTTTACGTTTATTCCTCTTCTCCAATTAGGTACACTTAATGCGATGAACCGTGAAGTACCGTTTTATTTAGCGCGTCAGAAAGAAGAAAGAGTACAGGAAGTAAGAAATCTAACTTTCTCGTTTTTATTTACAATACCATTATTTACGGTTGTATTATTTATATTGGCGAGTATATTTCTATTTTTTTTGGATATTGAGATGGAGTATAAAACAGGTATACTGTTTACCTCGATAATATCTATCTTCTTGTTTTTATCTGGTTATGTTGAAATGTACTATAAATCAGAACAAAATTTCCGTACAGCATCTAAATTAATGTTCATAAAAAGTTTTTCACAATCTATGCTTACACTAATCTTAGTATTATGGATTGGTTATGAAGGATTATATATTGGTATGCTTCTAGCACTTATCATTGAAGTTGTTATGGGCCGAAAATCATTTATTAATATAAGATTTGTCTTTGATATTGGAAAATATAAACAACTCATAAAAATTGGTTTTCCAATTTTGTTAGTCGGACTTGTATGGAGTTTAATGATTGCTAGTGATCGAATGATTATTGCTCTTATGATGACTCCAAAAGATGTAGGGAATTATGGTGTAGGTATGCTTGTGTTTAGTACATTGATGTTTTTACCGCAAGTTATTGGCCAAGTTTTATACCCGAAAATTGTACAATTAGTTAGCAAAGAAAAATATGAAGAGATAAAAACATATTATTGGAGAGTAAATAAAGTCCTAGCTAGTATTATGGTTATAGTTGTTTTGATTGGATACCTATTTGTACCATATTTTATTGCCTGGTTTATGCCGGAATACGTAGGTGGTATTAAGGCTGCTCAAATATTAATTATAGGCATTTTCCCACTTACTTTAGTAGGGTTTGCTGCGAATTATTTTAATTCGACGCAAAATCATAAAATATATATTAGTATTCAGTTAGTAGTTATTATAATCAATATTCTATTAAGTATTATACTTTTAAAAATCAATTCAGAAATATATATGGTAGCATTAGCAACATCTGTGTCGTATGTTATATATTTTATTTTAATGAATTTATACTTTTTAAAGAGTATAGACAGTAATAATAAATAA
- the pseI gene encoding pseudaminic acid synthase — translation MKTINIEGIEIGPNHKPFIIAEMSGNHNQSLERALEIVEAAAKAGAHALKIQTYTADTMTLNIENPDFKIIDENSLWNGQNLYQLYQQAYTPWEWHKPIFDRARQLGMIPFSTPFDETGVDFLEELDVQLYKIASFENTDLPLIKKVASTGKPMIVSTGMATVAELDELVRTAREAGCKDLILLKCTSTYPATPENTNISTIPHMRELFDVQVGLSDHTMGTGVAVASVALGATIIEKHFTLSRADGGVDSAFSMEPEEMRTLVIETERAWQAMGKVTYGPTKSEKASLKFRRSIYVAKDIKAGERFTKDNIRIVRPGYGLEPKYYERVLTTTAKKDLSAGTPLTLQELL, via the coding sequence ATGAAAACTATTAATATAGAGGGTATTGAAATTGGACCAAATCATAAACCGTTTATTATTGCCGAAATGTCTGGTAACCATAATCAGTCATTGGAACGGGCTCTAGAAATTGTTGAAGCAGCTGCAAAAGCAGGTGCACATGCATTAAAAATTCAGACTTATACGGCTGATACTATGACATTAAATATTGAAAATCCCGATTTTAAAATTATTGATGAGAATAGTTTATGGAATGGGCAAAATCTTTATCAATTATATCAACAAGCTTACACTCCATGGGAATGGCATAAGCCAATATTTGATAGAGCACGTCAACTTGGAATGATTCCGTTTAGTACACCATTTGATGAAACTGGTGTGGATTTTCTTGAAGAACTTGATGTACAACTATATAAGATAGCTTCGTTTGAAAATACAGATCTTCCTTTGATTAAGAAAGTTGCTTCAACTGGAAAACCAATGATTGTTTCGACAGGTATGGCAACAGTTGCAGAGTTGGATGAACTTGTTCGAACTGCAAGAGAAGCAGGCTGTAAAGATCTAATCTTGTTAAAATGTACAAGCACTTATCCGGCGACCCCCGAGAACACGAATATTTCTACAATCCCACATATGAGAGAATTATTCGATGTGCAAGTAGGTCTATCAGATCATACAATGGGCACAGGTGTAGCGGTAGCGAGCGTTGCGTTGGGAGCAACAATAATTGAAAAGCATTTTACACTTTCCCGTGCAGATGGTGGTGTAGATTCTGCCTTCTCTATGGAGCCTGAAGAAATGAGAACACTTGTTATTGAAACAGAACGTGCTTGGCAGGCAATGGGAAAAGTAACATATGGGCCTACAAAAAGCGAAAAGGCCTCTTTGAAATTTAGACGTTCAATTTATGTGGCCAAGGATATTAAAGCTGGAGAAAGGTTTACGAAAGATAATATTAGGATTGTTCGTCCAGGATATGGACTAGAGCCAAAATATTATGAGAGGGTATTGACTACAACAGCAAAAAAAGATTTAAGTGCGGGAACACCTCTTACATTACAAGAGTTATTATAA
- the pseH gene encoding UDP-4-amino-4,6-dideoxy-N-acetyl-beta-L-altrosamine N-acetyltransferase, with protein MSLFQKAKLMDIKETDLQLILDWRNQESIRKVMYNSDIILLDEHIRWFESLRKSEKAISKIFYYENIPFGVININQIDKTNKKCEWGFYIGNKNAPRGMGTVLGFISLNYIFDDLSMRKVNAEVLSMNEKSISLHRKLGFTQEGLLRKHIIKDKNYIDIYLFGLLQEEWKGKSDYIKSVIKGRYL; from the coding sequence ATGAGCCTTTTCCAAAAAGCAAAATTAATGGATATTAAAGAAACTGACCTACAACTAATCTTAGATTGGCGTAATCAGGAATCTATTCGTAAAGTAATGTATAATAGCGACATCATTTTACTAGATGAACACATTAGATGGTTTGAAAGCTTACGAAAAAGTGAGAAAGCTATATCTAAAATTTTTTACTATGAAAACATTCCTTTTGGGGTAATAAATATAAATCAAATTGATAAAACCAATAAAAAGTGTGAATGGGGCTTTTATATTGGAAATAAAAATGCCCCTAGAGGAATGGGAACCGTTTTAGGATTTATATCTTTGAACTATATTTTTGATGATCTATCTATGCGAAAAGTAAATGCAGAGGTACTAAGTATGAATGAAAAAAGTATTAGTTTGCATCGAAAGCTTGGTTTTACTCAAGAGGGGTTATTACGTAAGCATATAATTAAAGATAAAAATTACATTGATATTTATTTATTTGGATTACTCCAAGAAGAATGGAAGGGAAAATCTGATTATATAAAAAGTGTAATAAAAGGAAGGTATTTATGA
- the pseG gene encoding UDP-2,4-diacetamido-2,4,6-trideoxy-beta-L-altropyranose hydrolase has product MNVVIRTDASLEIGTGHVMRCITLARQLEQQGGEIIFICRNFPGNSISFIQSQGFQVFTLVSQEISNHWQWIKEHWRQDAKETKLIINSFNKKIDLLIVDHYGLDAKWESQLRSDVDHILAIDDLADRTHDCDLLLDQNYYLNMRKRYNGLVPDTCIQLLGPNYVLLRDEFLLLDPQEIKRGQNVNNIFVFFGGTDPTGETLKTIQAIQEFPLSGVMFTVVVGATNPQKEQIEKECKKMHNVTYYCQVNNIAELMLKADLAIGAGGTTSWERCYLGLPSISIIVAENQKELSESVAAKGAMCCLGNSTEVTNIDIRKKIIDICNKPMKRNDMIQNCWEIVNPQFVKEKLVIKKIMELQK; this is encoded by the coding sequence ATGAATGTTGTAATTAGAACTGATGCCTCTTTAGAAATTGGAACAGGTCATGTCATGCGGTGTATCACATTAGCAAGACAGCTTGAACAACAGGGTGGGGAAATAATTTTCATATGTAGAAACTTTCCAGGTAATAGCATTTCATTCATACAGAGTCAAGGATTTCAGGTTTTCACTCTTGTCTCACAAGAAATTTCAAATCATTGGCAGTGGATAAAAGAACATTGGAGGCAGGATGCAAAAGAGACAAAATTAATCATAAATAGCTTTAATAAGAAGATAGATTTGCTCATTGTTGATCATTATGGGCTTGATGCAAAATGGGAGAGCCAGCTTCGCTCTGATGTTGATCATATTTTGGCTATTGATGATCTTGCAGATCGTACTCATGATTGTGATTTACTTCTTGATCAAAATTATTATTTAAATATGCGGAAACGTTACAATGGGCTAGTACCGGATACATGTATTCAATTACTAGGCCCTAACTACGTCTTATTAAGGGATGAATTCCTTTTACTAGACCCTCAAGAAATAAAGCGTGGTCAAAATGTAAATAATATTTTTGTCTTCTTTGGCGGAACAGATCCAACCGGGGAAACTTTAAAAACAATTCAAGCAATTCAAGAATTCCCCCTCTCTGGTGTTATGTTTACCGTTGTAGTGGGAGCAACTAATCCACAAAAAGAACAGATTGAGAAAGAATGTAAAAAAATGCACAATGTAACATATTATTGCCAAGTGAATAATATAGCTGAACTCATGTTAAAAGCAGATCTTGCTATAGGTGCTGGTGGTACTACATCATGGGAAAGGTGCTACCTTGGGTTACCTTCCATATCTATAATTGTTGCTGAGAATCAGAAAGAGCTTTCGGAGTCTGTTGCAGCTAAAGGTGCTATGTGCTGTTTAGGTAATAGTACAGAGGTAACAAATATAGATATTAGAAAAAAAATTATAGATATTTGTAATAAACCGATGAAAAGGAATGATATGATTCAAAACTGTTGGGAAATAGTAAATCCTCAATTTGTCAAGGAAAAATTAGTGATTAAGAAAATTATGGAGCTACAAAAATGA
- a CDS encoding glycosyltransferase family protein, producing MKVAAIIQARMGSTRLPGKILKTVNEKPLLEYQLERVQLAKTIDQIIVATTIKDTELPIVELCKRLGIDYYRGSEQDVLSRYYETAKKYHVDVIVRLTSDCPIIDPKVIDKVVNNFLRKYPSIDYVSNTIERTYPRGLDTEVFSFEALNKAYHKAFLPRDREHVTAYFYTNPTQFKLYSIKNEQDYGNYRWTVDTEEDFELVRLILTELYNRTEHFSLEDVIMLLKANPKWNEINAHIEQKKL from the coding sequence TTGAAAGTAGCAGCAATTATCCAAGCACGTATGGGATCAACAAGACTGCCAGGAAAAATATTAAAAACGGTTAACGAGAAGCCACTTCTTGAATATCAATTAGAACGGGTACAACTTGCAAAAACTATTGATCAAATTATTGTGGCAACTACGATAAAAGATACGGAACTTCCGATTGTAGAATTATGTAAGAGACTAGGAATTGATTATTATCGTGGTTCTGAACAGGATGTATTATCTCGTTATTATGAAACAGCAAAAAAATATCATGTGGATGTCATTGTTCGTTTGACTTCTGACTGCCCAATAATTGATCCTAAAGTAATTGATAAAGTAGTCAATAATTTTTTAAGAAAGTACCCTTCTATTGACTATGTATCAAACACAATAGAAAGAACGTATCCAAGGGGTCTTGATACAGAAGTTTTTTCGTTCGAGGCATTGAATAAAGCTTATCATAAAGCATTTTTACCTAGAGATAGAGAACATGTGACAGCTTATTTTTATACAAACCCCACTCAATTTAAGCTCTATAGTATAAAAAATGAGCAAGACTATGGAAATTATAGATGGACAGTTGATACGGAGGAAGATTTTGAATTAGTCCGACTCATTCTAACCGAACTGTATAATCGAACTGAGCATTTTTCTTTAGAAGATGTTATTATGCTCCTTAAAGCAAATCCTAAGTGGAATGAGATAAATGCTCATATCGAACAAAAGAAGTTGTAG
- the pseC gene encoding UDP-4-amino-4,6-dideoxy-N-acetyl-beta-L-altrosamine transaminase yields MELAIFGGSPVRNKPLPYAKQYIDDDDCQAVNEVLKSDFLTTGPKAKEFENIVAEYVGAKYAVAFANGTAALHGACFAAGIKQGDEVITTPITFAASANCIRYMGAVPVFADINKDTFNIDVEDIARKITNKTKAIIPVDYTGQATDLDAIKELVKGTDIIIIEDSAHALGTKYKGTTVGGIADMTEFSFHPVKTITTGEGGIITTNNEEYYNRLMNFRSHCITRDIEQLENKDVGNWYYEQLDLGMNYRITDFQCALGISQMKKLDWFISRRKEIVNKYNEAFKELEGVILQENAYFSDTVNHLYVLKLDLSMLKADRKEIYNALIAEHIGVHVHYIPVYWLPYYQRLGYKKGLCPNAEDLYNSMLTLPLFPAMSDEDVNDVINGFYKVINYYKN; encoded by the coding sequence ATGGAATTAGCGATTTTTGGAGGAAGCCCTGTTAGGAATAAGCCACTTCCTTATGCAAAACAATATATAGACGATGATGACTGTCAGGCAGTTAATGAAGTTTTAAAGAGTGATTTCTTAACCACAGGACCAAAAGCAAAAGAATTTGAAAATATTGTCGCAGAGTATGTTGGAGCTAAATATGCAGTTGCATTTGCAAATGGAACTGCAGCATTGCACGGTGCATGTTTTGCAGCTGGAATTAAACAAGGTGACGAGGTCATAACAACTCCTATTACTTTTGCAGCATCTGCAAATTGTATTAGGTATATGGGGGCTGTTCCAGTATTTGCCGATATTAATAAAGATACATTTAATATTGATGTAGAAGATATCGCAAGAAAAATTACAAATAAAACGAAGGCTATTATACCTGTTGATTACACAGGACAAGCGACTGATCTTGATGCTATTAAAGAGTTAGTTAAAGGGACTGATATTATTATAATTGAAGACTCAGCACATGCATTAGGAACAAAGTACAAAGGTACTACAGTTGGTGGAATAGCCGATATGACAGAATTCAGCTTCCATCCTGTAAAAACTATCACAACAGGTGAAGGCGGAATTATTACGACAAATAACGAAGAATACTATAATAGGCTCATGAACTTTCGGAGTCACTGTATAACAAGAGATATAGAACAATTAGAAAATAAAGACGTTGGTAATTGGTATTACGAGCAATTAGACCTAGGGATGAACTATCGAATCACTGATTTTCAATGTGCATTAGGAATTAGTCAGATGAAAAAGTTAGATTGGTTTATTTCGAGAAGAAAGGAAATTGTAAACAAATATAATGAGGCATTTAAAGAACTAGAAGGTGTCATTTTACAAGAGAATGCCTATTTTTCCGATACAGTAAACCATCTATATGTTCTTAAACTTGACTTATCCATGTTAAAAGCGGACAGGAAAGAAATATATAATGCTTTAATTGCAGAACATATTGGTGTGCATGTTCACTATATTCCAGTATACTGGCTTCCGTATTATCAGCGACTGGGATATAAAAAAGGGCTTTGTCCTAATGCAGAAGATTTATATAATTCCATGCTTACATTACCTCTATTCCCTGCAATGTCAGATGAAGATGTAAATGATGTGATAAACGGCTTTTATAAAGTGATAAATTATTATAAAAATTAA
- a CDS encoding polysialyltransferase family glycosyltransferase: MNLFICSTPYQVFNAVNISKTLFATKQSDLYILNVSKVSLEIYKNIKDMDLFRNVYLIKVYADLPNRNRFLYLQNRISKIFSIKNIIPNPDDIYDKIFIVGTEVFSKSIYYYWQKKNNNIELNYYEDGTGSYFRILMENRKMLKHKILNLLKGFDLLSKCKALYVYRPNCVMSRFKHIDIKQIPIIQKDEDHLYELKRIFKNSSQPLSHRLIFFDSDFGDERILNQQIKFVEKIKSTLNNRFFIKLHPNSNSNRYGEKIELLETTEGFEMINLGQNMSDKILVSIASSACITPKLIYNEEPYIIYLYKLIDDWDAYAPNFDFFINSVKDLYDIPERFFIPNNLKEFSDILSKLNEQHQESV, encoded by the coding sequence ATGAATTTATTTATATGTTCTACGCCTTATCAGGTCTTTAATGCTGTAAATATTTCTAAGACCTTATTTGCAACAAAACAGTCAGATTTATATATTCTTAATGTTAGCAAAGTTAGTTTAGAAATATATAAAAACATTAAAGACATGGACTTATTTAGAAATGTTTATTTAATAAAGGTTTATGCTGACTTACCTAATAGAAATAGATTTTTGTATTTACAAAATAGGATTAGTAAAATATTTTCTATTAAAAATATAATTCCAAACCCAGATGATATATACGATAAAATTTTTATCGTAGGTACGGAGGTATTTTCCAAATCGATTTATTATTATTGGCAGAAAAAAAATAATAATATAGAACTAAATTATTATGAGGATGGTACAGGTTCTTATTTTAGAATATTAATGGAAAATAGAAAAATGTTAAAACATAAGATATTGAATCTCTTAAAAGGATTTGATTTGCTAAGTAAATGTAAAGCATTATATGTCTACAGGCCTAATTGTGTTATGAGTCGCTTTAAACATATTGACATAAAGCAAATTCCAATTATTCAAAAGGATGAAGATCATTTATATGAATTAAAAAGGATCTTCAAAAACAGTAGTCAACCATTATCACATAGATTAATTTTTTTTGATAGTGATTTTGGAGATGAGAGAATTTTAAATCAGCAGATTAAATTTGTTGAAAAAATAAAAAGTACATTAAATAATAGATTTTTTATTAAGTTACATCCAAATTCAAATAGTAATAGATACGGCGAAAAAATAGAACTTCTAGAAACAACTGAAGGTTTTGAAATGATTAATCTTGGCCAAAATATGTCTGATAAAATTCTAGTTTCAATTGCATCATCAGCATGCATTACTCCTAAGTTAATTTATAATGAAGAACCCTATATTATATATTTGTATAAGTTAATAGATGATTGGGATGCTTATGCTCCTAATTTTGATTTTTTTATTAATTCTGTCAAAGACCTTTATGATATTCCAGAGAGGTTTTTTATACCTAATAATCTGAAAGAATTTTCGGATATATTATCAAAACTAAATGAGCAACATCAGGAATCTGTGTAA
- a CDS encoding glycosyltransferase family 2 protein, with protein MADLTAIILTKNEELNIKECINSIKAITKRIIVIDSFSNDRTVEIAKELGADVYQNRFINYSKQFKYGLYNTAINTKWVLRIDADERLTKESAEEIETLTKLHTDDDVNGLILRFKVQFMGRYLKYGGVYPFRKLLVFKHGIGDIEDRNMDEHIVLSKGRAIELKNDSLHYDFKNLTYWIAKHNWYASREVKDYFESRYESDEKGDLDRKAKIKRIIKFKIYYKLPMGLRNLLYFIYRYVFKLGFLDGKEGFIYNFLQAYWYRFLVDAKIYEHEKMGGEFEKTGELNV; from the coding sequence ATGGCTGACTTAACTGCAATTATTTTAACAAAAAATGAAGAATTAAATATTAAAGAATGTATTAATTCAATTAAAGCTATCACTAAAAGAATAATTGTGATTGATAGTTTTAGTAATGATAGAACTGTGGAAATAGCTAAAGAACTGGGTGCAGACGTTTACCAAAATAGATTTATTAACTATTCTAAACAGTTTAAATATGGTCTTTATAATACAGCTATTAATACAAAGTGGGTATTAAGAATTGATGCTGATGAAAGATTAACCAAAGAATCTGCAGAGGAGATTGAAACCTTAACAAAATTGCATACAGATGATGATGTGAATGGTTTAATTTTAAGATTTAAAGTGCAGTTTATGGGTAGATACTTGAAATATGGAGGTGTATACCCTTTTAGAAAATTATTAGTTTTTAAGCATGGGATCGGTGATATAGAGGATAGAAATATGGATGAACATATTGTACTTTCAAAGGGTAGGGCAATTGAACTTAAAAATGATTCTTTGCATTATGATTTTAAAAATTTAACATATTGGATAGCTAAGCATAATTGGTACGCATCAAGAGAAGTTAAAGATTACTTTGAAAGTAGATACGAGTCGGATGAAAAGGGGGATTTAGATAGGAAGGCAAAGATAAAACGTATTATTAAATTCAAGATTTATTATAAATTGCCTATGGGGTTAAGAAATTTGTTGTATTTTATCTATAGATATGTATTTAAATTAGGGTTTTTGGATGGGAAAGAAGGTTTTATATATAACTTCCTTCAAGCATATTGGTATAGGTTTTTGGTAGATGCCAAAATCTATGAGCATGAAAAGATGGGTGGAGAATTCGAAAAAACTGGTGAATTAAACGTTTAG
- the wecB gene encoding non-hydrolyzing UDP-N-acetylglucosamine 2-epimerase, producing MKQLKVMTVVGTRPEIIRLSAVINKLEESNAIEHTLVHTGQNYDYELNEVFFKDFNLKKPDYFLNAATGTAVETIGNILVKIDPIMEEVKPDAFLVLGDTNSCLCAIAAKRRHIPIFHMEAGNRCFDQRVPEETNRKIVDHTADINLTYSDIAREYLLREGFPSDRIIKTGSPMFEVLNSRKDDIERSDVLERLRLEEGNYFIVSAHREENINSEVNFSDLVDSLNVIAEKYNMPVIVSTHPRTRKMIESKGIEFNPLVKTMKPLGFNDYVKLQTKAKAVLSDSGTISEESSILGFRALNIRQAHERPEAMEEAAVMMVGLNADRILQGLEVLETQEKTTLRTVADYSMTNVSDKVLRIILSYTDYVNRVVWSKI from the coding sequence ATGAAGCAATTAAAAGTCATGACAGTCGTGGGTACTAGACCCGAGATTATAAGGCTGTCTGCTGTTATTAATAAATTAGAAGAATCAAATGCAATTGAACATACACTGGTTCATACGGGTCAAAATTACGATTATGAATTAAACGAAGTGTTTTTTAAGGATTTTAATTTAAAAAAACCTGACTATTTCCTTAATGCTGCTACCGGAACTGCCGTAGAAACCATTGGTAATATTCTAGTTAAAATAGATCCTATCATGGAAGAAGTAAAACCAGATGCGTTTTTAGTACTTGGAGATACTAATAGCTGTTTATGTGCAATTGCTGCAAAGAGGAGACACATTCCAATTTTTCATATGGAAGCAGGCAATAGATGCTTTGATCAGAGGGTACCAGAAGAAACCAATAGGAAAATTGTTGACCACACAGCAGATATTAATTTAACCTATTCTGATATTGCAAGAGAATATCTACTTAGAGAAGGATTTCCTTCAGATAGAATTATTAAAACGGGAAGTCCTATGTTTGAAGTTCTAAATTCCAGAAAAGACGATATAGAGAGATCAGATGTATTAGAAAGATTACGTTTAGAAGAAGGAAACTACTTTATAGTATCTGCTCACAGAGAGGAAAATATAAATTCCGAAGTCAATTTCTCAGATTTAGTTGATAGTTTAAATGTAATTGCTGAAAAATATAATATGCCTGTCATTGTGAGTACTCATCCTAGAACTAGAAAAATGATCGAATCTAAAGGGATTGAATTTAACCCATTAGTGAAAACTATGAAACCTTTAGGGTTTAATGATTATGTGAAGCTCCAAACGAAAGCGAAAGCGGTTCTTAGTGATAGTGGAACAATAAGTGAAGAATCATCTATTCTTGGGTTTAGAGCGCTTAATATCAGACAAGCTCATGAAAGACCCGAGGCGATGGAAGAGGCTGCTGTAATGATGGTTGGTTTAAACGCTGATAGAATATTACAAGGGTTAGAAGTATTAGAAACCCAAGAAAAAACTACATTAAGAACTGTTGCTGACTACAGTATGACAAATGTTTCTGATAAGGTTCTAAGGATTATTTTGTCATATACAGATTATGTAAATAGGGTTGTTTGGTCCAAAATATAA